GTCGTCCTGATCGCCGAGTCCCACATCTCGATCCATACTTTTCCCGACAAGGAGCACGCCTTCATCGACATCTTTTCCTGCAAGGATTTTGACACCGATTACGCCCGCCGTGAATTGCTCAATATCTTTGAAGCGACCCACCACGAAGTGATCCTCCTCAACCGCGGCGTCGAGTTCCCGAAAAATATCCGCCGGGCGGCCGATCTCGTTAACCGCGAGCGGGTCGGCCTGGGCGAACGGCCCAGGGTCTACCATTAGTTGATGGCTTCCTCCTTCCTTAAGCATCCGACCGTCCCCTTCCGGGTTAAACCGGGCAAGACCGCGGCGACTATCCTCGATGAGATGCTCCTGACCGGTTTCCAGGGTAAGGCGCTCGGCGAGGCCTTTGCCATCTGGCAGGAGATCCTCCGCCAGAAAAAGATCACCATCTGGCTGGGGATCTCCGGGGCGATCATCCCCGCCGGGATGCGCCGGATCATTGCTTACCTGATCGAAAAAAGGTTCGTCGACGTGATCGTCTCGACCGGCGCCCAGGTTTTCCACGACGCGGCCGAAGCGCTCGGCGTGGTCCATTATCGCGGTTCCGCCCTGGCCGACGATCAGGCTTTATTGGCCGAAGGGATCGATCGCTTCTACGACGTTCTGGTCCAGGAACATCAACAGCGCCGGGTTGACCGGCAGATCCAGCATTTTATCGAGACGCTGGACGAGGGTTACCAGTATTCCTCGCGCGAATTCCTCTTCCTCCTCGGACAGTATTTGGGGAAGCACGGCCAGGCGCGCGATTCTTTCCTCGTCCAGGCGGCCCGCTCCGGGGTGCCGGTCTTTGCCCCGGCCCTCTGCGACAGTTCGATCGGCTATTCTTTCGTCATGGCCCGGCGCGGCATCAGCGACGCGGCCGACGGCCGGACCTTTAAACAGACGGGGAAGAAAGTTTTCCGTTATATCGACCAGATGAAAGATACCGATGAGACGGTCCGGATCGCCGAGAAGACGCCGCATTCAGCGGTCATCTACCTCGGCGGCGGCGTGCCGAAGAACTTTATCCAGCAGACGGAGCTGTTGAGTTTGATCCTTGGCCATAGCCTGCCGGGACATGAATACGCCATCCAGCTGACCACCGACAGCCCGCAATTCGGCGGCCTCTCCGGCTGCACTTTTGCCGAAGCGCAGAGCTGGGGGAAGATCGCCCGCCACGCCAAGACGGTGCAGTGTTCCTGCGACGTCACGATCGGCTTGCCGCTCCTGGCCCAGGGGCTGGCGGAAAAAGAAAAGCTGGCTACTCGGCGGCCGAAACCGCGCTTCACCTGGGGAGACGATAATTTGGGAATTAAATACGAGCGATGAAACGCCCAGCTCGTTTCCTGGAGATCGAGCCCGAATACTACAACGCTAACAAAGCGAGGTTTGTGGTCATCCCCTGTCCGCATGAAGCGACCGTCAGCTATGGCCGGGGGACGAGGCGGGGTCCGGCGGCGATCCTGCGGGCATCGCAACAGGTGGAGACTTTTGACCACGAATTGGGGTACGAGCCTTATCGCCGCGGCTGGATCTATACTTTAAAACAGTTGTCAATCGGCACTCTTCAGTCGACAGTTGCCAAAGTTATCAAGGATAATAAGCTCCCGGTCATTCTTGGCGGGGAGCACTCGATCACCCCTTGCGCGGTCAAAGCGGTCGCGGGCAAGTATAAAGATCTTTCCGTCCTGCAACTCGACGCCCACGCCGACCTGCGTGATTCTTACCGGGGGACGAAGCATAGCCATGCTTGCGCCATGCGCCGGGTCTTGGAGATCTGTCCTGTCGTGCAGGCCGGCATCCGGAGCATCTCCAGCGAGGAGTACGCTTGGGCGAAGGGGAGCGGCCAACTAGCGAAGGTCCATTTTGCCGGCAAAATGGACACCGGCCGGATCGTTCGCCAGCTGAAGAAACAAGTCTACATTACCATTGATGTTGATGTGTTCGACCCGTCGGTCATCCCGGCGACCGGTACGCCGGAGCCGGGCGGTTTGTTCTGGCCCGATCTCCTCAATATTCTCCAGGCGGCTTGTACCCAAAGGGAGGTGGTCGGTTTTGACCTCGTCGAGCTGGCTCCCCGGCCGGGCGATCCTGCCGCTGATTTTACCATCGCCAAACTGGCCTATAAGTTGATCGGTTATCTTACCCGCTGACCCCCCACATCAAAAAACTCTGATTTAGAGGTTTACCTGAAATTTTTTCCTGGATCGGCCGACAATATTCTGGTACCAATCATATGAACAGCAAGGATGTTGTGGTCAGGATAATCCAGCCGGCGGACAAGGCGCAGCCGCCGAAGCGTCAGGCCCCGGTTGAGCTCCCGCCGGCGAAGAACCACTTCCAGCTGGTTCTTAACGCGGTCGCCCTAGCCGCGATCGCCGCGCTCGGGCTCTACTTTATTATTAGCTTTTTCCATCTGGGGATCGGCCTGAAAGATATTGTGGTGATGGTCGGTCTGCCGCTCTCTCTCGCCGTTTTTACCAGTTACGCTCTGCTCTAAACTCGACCGGCAACGCGGCCGTAAACTCTAACTTTTCCCCGGTCAGCGGATGAACGAACTTTAATTGGCCCGCGTGGAGCATTTGTCCGGTGACCCCGAGCGTGTTCTTCTGCCCCCCGTAGGTCGGGTCGCCGACGAGCGGATAACCGAGATGGCTGAGATGAACACGGATCTGGTGCGTCCGCCCCGTTTTTATTTTAACTTCGACCAGCGTGTGTTTTTTGAACCGTTTCAGTACCCGGTATTCCGTCAAGGCTGCGCGGCCTTTAGTGGATCGTGATTCGCTTGTCCCGAGCGAAGGCGAGGGATGATTCGTGGTTCGAACGACGGTCATTTTTTTTCGGTTAACAGGATGACGGCCAATGCTTGCTTCGATCACTCCCTGGTCATTCTTGATGATCCCCTGCGCCAGCGCGAAGTAAGTCTTTTCCACTGTCCGGTCCTTGAACTGCTTGATCAGGGAATAATAGGCTGGGTCGGTTTTAGCCACAACGATTAGGCCGGAAGTATCTTTGTCCAGACGGTGGACGATGCCGGGGCGGAGCGGCGCGCCGGTCGCGGCCAGGTGGTCGCAATGGGCGAGGAGGGCGTTGACCAGGGTGCCGGAGTAATGCCCGGGGGCCGGGTGGGTGACCATCCCTTTTGGCTTGTTGACCACGATGATCTGGTCATCCTCATAAACGATCTCCAGGGGGATCTTTTCCGCGTTGACTGTCGAACCGACCGGCGGGGGGAGAGTGATCTTGATCCGGTCGTTAGCTTTTAGCTTATAACTTGGCGCGACTGCCTCTTCATTGACCGTGATATTTCCCGAGTCGATCAACCCTTTGGCCCGGGAGCGGGAGAGGGGTGGTGCGGGGTTGTCAGCCAAGGCTTGGTCGAGACGCCGGCCAACCTGTTCGGCCGCGACGGTCAGTTCAAACTTTTCCATGTTGGCGGCGCAGGTAGAAGAGTCCGGCCGCGGCTCCCGAGCCGATCACCAGCCCGAGCCATTGCGAAGGGGTCAGCCCGGCCCAGTGGATCGGGCTGTAGCGCAAAAACTCGACCAGAAAACGGTAGAGTGAATAAAGGAACAAGCCCCAACAGAGGACCTCGCCAGGGTTATGGCGGCGGTGCCAGAGCCGGTACAATACATAGGCGACGATGAACATGGTTATTGATGAATAGAGCTGGGTCGGATGGACCGCTTGGCCCGGGCAGTACTCGCCGGCCAGCGAGGCGGGCGGAAAAACTATCCCCCAGGGGAGGGTGGTCGGCAGGCCGAAGCAGCAGCCGGTCAAGAAACAACCGATCCGGCCGATGGCATAACCGAGCGCTGTCCCTGGCGTAATGGCGTCGAGCGCTTGGAGGACCGGTTGGCGGCGGACCAAAAGGTAGACGACCGCGGTCAGGACAGCGAAGATAAGACCGCCGAGATAAACGAGCCCGCCGGTCTGGACCATGATGATCTCCAGCGGGTTGACGGCGAAATAATTCCACATGCCGATGACGTAAAAAGCGCGTCCGCCGACGATCGCGGCCAGCATGATGTAAATCGCCAGGTCGAGGTAGCTCGGCCCGTCCAGCCCCGACTTGGTCAGGAGGTAGATGCTGAGCGCGATGCCGGAGAGGAAACCGAGCGCGACCATCAGGCCGTAAGAATGGAGGGTGAGCGGCCCCAGCTGGAGCAAGATTGGATGCATCTTAAGTTTTCCCTTCGTCGGGTGAACGGAGGTAATTGAGCGCGATAAGTAAAACGCCGACATTGATCATTATATCGGCAAAGTTAAAAACCGGCCAGATGGTAATGTCGATATAATCGATGACGTAGGAGCGGACCAGGCGGTCGGCCAGGTTGCCGATACTCCCGCCGAGGAGGCAGGAGAGGCCGGTCTGCAGGAGATAATTGTTGGCCGGGATCCTGTAGTGAAAATAGATCACCCCGATGGCGACGACTACCCCGACGACCGCCAGATAGGGGGAGAAGCCGACGAAGAGCGAAAAGGCCGCTCCGGTGTTGCGGACGTAGGTCAGCCGGACGATGTCGGTAAACAGCGGGATCGACTGGCCAAAATGCATGAACTTATGGACCAGGTGTTTCAGGAATTGGTCGATGGCAAAGACGACCAGGGCGTTAAGATAGAAAAACATTGACTTAGTGGGCCCTGCCGCCCTGCCTGATGGTTGTGTCCATGATCTTGATCAGTTCGCCGACATAGTACCCGACGACCGGGAAGTTGATCATGTGCGATAGAATAATGGTCAGTAAGTAGATCAAAATACCGAGGATCAGGGTCATACCGAGCGCCATACCGAGCCCCTGGGCGATGCCGTTTAAAAAAGTGAAGAGAATATAACGCCACGGCTCATGCTTGTCCCGGCGGACCTGTTCGAGGGCTTCGAGTAATTTTTCGTCTTCCATTAGGTCCCTTCTTGCCAGGAAGCGAGGTATTTGGCTTGTTCGGGTGTCAGCTTGTCGATCGTGATCCCCATCGACTTCAGTTTGGCCGTGGCGACCCAGTTCTCGATCTCCTCGGGGACATTGTAGACCCTGGCGCGCAATTTACCAAGGTTATTGACCACATACTCCGTGGCCAGCGCCTGGGTGGAGAAACTCATGTCCATGACGGAGGCGGGGTGCCCCTCGGCCGCACCCAGGTTGACCAGCCGCCCTTCGGCCAGGATATGGACCCGATGGCCGTTGGCCAGGTGGTACTCATCGACAAAGTTACGGACGTTCTTGCGGACCTTCTTGGCCATTTTGGCCAGCCCGATGAGGTCGATCTCGATGTCAAAATGACCGGAGTTGCAGACGACCGCCCCATCTTTCATCTTCCTGAAATGTTCCGGCCGGATAACGTGCATGTCGCCGGTCAAGGTGCAGAAGAGGTCACCAATTGAGGCGGCTTCAGCCATCGACATGACCCGGTGGCCGTCCATGGCCGCTTCGATCGCTTTGATCGGGTTGATCTCGGTGACGATGACGTTGGCGCCCATCCCCTTACAGCGGAGGGCAAACCCTTTGCCGCACCAGCCGTAGCCGGCGACAACGACATTTTTACCGGCCAGCAGGATGTCGGTCGCCCGGATGATCCCGTCGACCGTTGATTGCCCGGTCCCGTAGCGGTTATCAAAAAGATTTTTGGTCTGGGCGTCGTTGACCGCGATGACCGGGAATTTGAGGGCGCCGTCGCGCTCCATCGCTTTCAGGCGAATGACGCCGGTCGTCGTCTCTTCCATACTGCCGATGATCTGCCGGGCGATCGCCGGGTATTTGGTCGAAATGGCGGAGACGAGGTCGCAGCCGTCGTCCATGGTGACGACGGGCGAGTGCTCGATCGCGGCGGTCAGGTGTTTAAAATATGTTTTGTTGTCTTCGCCCTTGATGGCGTAGACCGGGATCCCGTAGTCGAAGACGAGTGAAGCGGCGACGTCATCTTGGGTGGAGAGCGGGTTGGAAGCGCAAAGGACGACATCGGCCCCGCCCGCTTTTAGGGCCCGGACAAGGTTCGCGGTCTCGGCGGTGACGTGGAGGCAGGCGCTCATTTTTAATCCCTTGAGCACCCGGTTTTTACTGAACTTTTCTTTGACCTGGGAGAGGACCGGCATATCGCGCTCGGCCCACTCGATCCGTAATTTACCTTTGGCCGCCAATTTTTTATCTTTAATATCGTATTTGATCATTGTTATCTCCTTAGTTTTGAATTTGAGTTCAATTATACCATGAAAAATTAGCCGAGCTCAATGAAGGCTATCGCTGCGCCTTTACCACCGAAGCGCAGCGCCCGCAGGGCGTTTTCAAGGCGTGGTGGTAAACCGATACTGGGTTAAGGCCCTAGCCCCGCTTTTTTTAAGAATTTTTTGCTTGACCCCAAAGAGCAGGTTGCGGCTGGCGGTTGCGGTCGAAATGGTTTTGAAAAGGTGAATACATGGCGTGATAGTATCATATGATACTATCAGGGTTAAGCGCTTAGGGGGTAATTTTTGCTACTACGTTCGCGCAGCGCCCGCACAAAGTTTTATGTTCAGGTTCTTTCCCCACGTCTTCTTTCCACAGCCAGCAGCGAACGCACTTCTCGCCGGCGGCGTGCTTGACGGTGATCGCTTCGCCGGCCACTAATTTAACCTGGGGCACGATCAGAACCAGCGGCAGTAAGGCTTCAATTTCTTTGGCCCACTCGCGGCCTTTGGTGCCTATCTCGACCAGCGCTTCGGTTGACGCGGCGATCTCTTTTCTCCCGCGCACCGCTTCCAGCTCGCGATAGACCTCTTCTTTCAGCTTCAATATCTTCTCCCAGCGTTCCTCGAGCTTCGTATCGAGATACTTCGGGTCAGCTTTGGGCATCTCGAGCAAGAAAACCGAGTTCTGTGTTCCGAGTTCCGAGTTCAGTGTTCTGTATTTAAGCAGATCTTCAGCAGTAAAAGAAAGTATCGGAGCCATTAGTTTTATCATCGCGTTAAGTATCTCGTTCATAGCGAACTGGGCCGAGCGGCGCTCCACGGAATTCTTCCCGCCGCAGTAGAGCCGGTCTTTTGACATATCGAGGTAGAAGGCCGAGAGATCGTTGACGCAGAAGTCGTAGAGGGCGTGATAGACCAGGTGGAACTCGAACTCGTTATAAGCTTTGGTGGTCCGTTCGATCAGGCGGTTTAACTTCAATAGGATCCATTTATCAATTTCAAGTAATTCCCCTGGTACCTGGTACCTGGTCCCTGGTACCTGATAATCCCCAAGATTACTTAACAAGAACCGGCAAGTATTGCGGATCTTGGAATAGGCTTCCTGGACTTGCTTCAGTATCTTCTCCGACGCCGCCATGTCGTTGCGGAAGTCGGTCGAAGCGACCCAGAGGCGCAGGACATCGGCTCCGTAGCGTTTCACAACATCCTGTGGATCGACGACGTTCCCCAGCGACTTGCTCATTTTCTTTCCTTTGTCATCGATCGTAAAGCCGTGGGTCAGGACGGCGTTGAAAGGGGCGCGACCCTTATAGCCGATGGCGAGGAGGAGGGACGACTGGAACCAGCCGCGATGCTGGTCGGACCCTTCCAGATAAAGGTCGGCCGGCCAGGAGAGCTCCTCGCGCGTTTCCAGCACCGCCGCATGAGAGGATCCGGACTCGAACCAGACGTCGAGAATATCGGTCTCCTTGGTGAATTCGGTCCCGCCGCAATCAGGGCATTTTGTCCCGGCCGGCAGGATATCCTTAGCCTCTTTAGCAAACCAGCCGTTGGTCCCGTCTTTTTTGACCAGCTCGACGATCGCTTGATTGAACAGCCCGGTCATTTGCGGCTTTTTACATTTAACGCAATAGAAGGCCGGGATCGGCACCCCCCAGGAGCGCTGGCGCGAGACGCACCAGTCGGGGCGGGTCTCGATCATCCCGCGGATCCGGTTCTCTCCCCAGCCGGGGAACCACTTGGTTTTAGTGATCGCCTTAAGCGCCTCTTGCCGCAGCTCTTTATGGTCGACCGCGATGAACCACTGTTCCGTCGCCCGGAAGATGACCGGCTTCTTACAGCGCCAGCAATGCGGGTAGGGGTGCTTGAAGAACTCGAGCTTGAGCAGGGAGCCGTTCTCCTTCATCTTTTCCGTGATCAGCTTGTTCGCTTCGTCGTAATGCTTCCCTTGGATGAAGTCGGGGACGGTATCGTCAAAATAACCCTTTTCGTCGACCGGCATCAGGATCGGCAGTTTGTATTTCAAGCCAACCTGATAGTCCTCCGCGCCGTGGCCGGGGGCGATATGAACAAAGCCGGTCCCTTGTTCCAGGGTGACGTATTCGTCGTTAACGACCGGCACTTCGCGGGCGATGAACGGATGTTTGCAGAGCATCCCTTCGAGGAACTTCCCTTTGGTCTTATCGATGATTTGGTGTTCCTTCAGCTCCAGCTTGCTGACAAAGTTGTCGAGTAGCCCTTCAGCGACAACATAAACCTCCGGGCCGACATCTAGGAAGACGTATTCGTACTCCGGATGGGCAGCCACGGCGACGTTGGCCGGCAAGGTCCAGGGGGTCGTTGTCCAGACGATCAATGACCACGGCTTGTCCAAGGGGAGTTTGGGGTTTTTAAGTTTCGAATTTATTTCGGATTTCGGGTTTAGTATTTCGAATTTTATGTATATTGAGGGTGACCGGTCGTCCTCGTATTCAATTTCCGCTTCCGCCAGGGCCGTCATGTCGGTCGGGCACCAGTGGATCGGTTTGAGGCCGCGGTAGACGTACCCTTTGGCCGCCAGAACGCCGAAGAGCTCGATGATCTTGGCCTCGTAGGTGTGGTCGATCGTCAGGTACGGCTTGGCCCAATCGGCGAAGATACCGAGTTTTTTAAATTCATTCCGTTGCAGGTCGACGTATTTCAAGGCGTACTCTTTGCATTTATTTCTGAATTCTAGAATATTTTGAAGTTTGAAGTTTGAAGTTTGAAGTTCTTTCAAGAGCTGGGTTTCAATCGGCAAACCGTGGCAGTCCCAGCCGGGGATATATGGCGCATAAAAGCCCTGCATCGCTTTGTATTTGACGATGATATCCTTGAGGGTCTTGTTCAGCGCGTGGCCAAGGTGAATGTCTCCATTCGGGTAGGGCGGCCCGTCATGCAGAATATAGGTCCCTGGTACCTGGCCCCTGGTCCCTGGCACCTTATTCTTTGCTAGAATTTTGTGGTATATATCTTCTTTTTCCCACTTGCCGAGCATTTCCTCTTCTACCTTGGCCAGGTTGGCCCTGATCGGGAAGTCGGTTTGCGGCAGGTTAAGGGTCGATTTGTACTCCATAAGAAGTACCTATTTTAGCATTTATGCCGTGGGCAAACAAATCGTGAAGGTGGACCCCTTGCCGAGGTGGCTGTCGATATAGAGCGAGCCGTGGTGTTCGTCGATCAGCCGCTTGGTGATCGGGAGGCCGAGGCCGGTCCCTGATTCTTTGGTGGTAAAGAACGGTTCGAAGATCTTGGCCAGCACTTCCGGGGGTATGCCGGGGCCGCTGTCAGTGATCGAGACGCGAACCTCGTTATTTTCGACCCGGACGGTGAGAGAGACGTCGCCCCCCTTGGCACCGATCGCCTGGATGGCGTTGCCGATGATATTCATGAAGACCTGGACCAGCCGGTCCTTGTCGGCCAGGGCGACCGCCCGATTGTCAGCGGGATA
This window of the Candidatus Margulisiibacteriota bacterium genome carries:
- the speD gene encoding adenosylmethionine decarboxylase, giving the protein MKTANQIEYGFGPHLMLDCYGCPKEKLADMDLICRTLDDFPAKIKMTKIMPPYVFKYVGKVPEDWGVSGVVLIAESHISIHTFPDKEHAFIDIFSCKDFDTDYARRELLNIFEATHHEVILLNRGVEFPKNIRRAADLVNRERVGLGERPRVYH
- a CDS encoding deoxyhypusine synthase family protein, translating into MASSFLKHPTVPFRVKPGKTAATILDEMLLTGFQGKALGEAFAIWQEILRQKKITIWLGISGAIIPAGMRRIIAYLIEKRFVDVIVSTGAQVFHDAAEALGVVHYRGSALADDQALLAEGIDRFYDVLVQEHQQRRVDRQIQHFIETLDEGYQYSSREFLFLLGQYLGKHGQARDSFLVQAARSGVPVFAPALCDSSIGYSFVMARRGISDAADGRTFKQTGKKVFRYIDQMKDTDETVRIAEKTPHSAVIYLGGGVPKNFIQQTELLSLILGHSLPGHEYAIQLTTDSPQFGGLSGCTFAEAQSWGKIARHAKTVQCSCDVTIGLPLLAQGLAEKEKLATRRPKPRFTWGDDNLGIKYER
- the speB gene encoding agmatinase: MKRPARFLEIEPEYYNANKARFVVIPCPHEATVSYGRGTRRGPAAILRASQQVETFDHELGYEPYRRGWIYTLKQLSIGTLQSTVAKVIKDNKLPVILGGEHSITPCAVKAVAGKYKDLSVLQLDAHADLRDSYRGTKHSHACAMRRVLEICPVVQAGIRSISSEEYAWAKGSGQLAKVHFAGKMDTGRIVRQLKKQVYITIDVDVFDPSVIPATGTPEPGGLFWPDLLNILQAACTQREVVGFDLVELAPRPGDPAADFTIAKLAYKLIGYLTR
- a CDS encoding RluA family pseudouridine synthase; this encodes MEKFELTVAAEQVGRRLDQALADNPAPPLSRSRAKGLIDSGNITVNEEAVAPSYKLKANDRIKITLPPPVGSTVNAEKIPLEIVYEDDQIIVVNKPKGMVTHPAPGHYSGTLVNALLAHCDHLAATGAPLRPGIVHRLDKDTSGLIVVAKTDPAYYSLIKQFKDRTVEKTYFALAQGIIKNDQGVIEASIGRHPVNRKKMTVVRTTNHPSPSLGTSESRSTKGRAALTEYRVLKRFKKHTLVEVKIKTGRTHQIRVHLSHLGYPLVGDPTYGGQKNTLGVTGQMLHAGQLKFVHPLTGEKLEFTAALPVEFRAERNW
- the lgt gene encoding prolipoprotein diacylglyceryl transferase, coding for MHPILLQLGPLTLHSYGLMVALGFLSGIALSIYLLTKSGLDGPSYLDLAIYIMLAAIVGGRAFYVIGMWNYFAVNPLEIIMVQTGGLVYLGGLIFAVLTAVVYLLVRRQPVLQALDAITPGTALGYAIGRIGCFLTGCCFGLPTTLPWGIVFPPASLAGEYCPGQAVHPTQLYSSITMFIVAYVLYRLWHRRHNPGEVLCWGLFLYSLYRFLVEFLRYSPIHWAGLTPSQWLGLVIGSGAAAGLFYLRRQHGKV
- the lspA gene encoding signal peptidase II, with amino-acid sequence MFFYLNALVVFAIDQFLKHLVHKFMHFGQSIPLFTDIVRLTYVRNTGAAFSLFVGFSPYLAVVGVVVAIGVIYFHYRIPANNYLLQTGLSCLLGGSIGNLADRLVRSYVIDYIDITIWPVFNFADIMINVGVLLIALNYLRSPDEGKT
- a CDS encoding DUF5665 domain-containing protein; protein product: MEDEKLLEALEQVRRDKHEPWRYILFTFLNGIAQGLGMALGMTLILGILIYLLTIILSHMINFPVVGYYVGELIKIMDTTIRQGGRAH
- the ahcY gene encoding adenosylhomocysteinase produces the protein MIKYDIKDKKLAAKGKLRIEWAERDMPVLSQVKEKFSKNRVLKGLKMSACLHVTAETANLVRALKAGGADVVLCASNPLSTQDDVAASLVFDYGIPVYAIKGEDNKTYFKHLTAAIEHSPVVTMDDGCDLVSAISTKYPAIARQIIGSMEETTTGVIRLKAMERDGALKFPVIAVNDAQTKNLFDNRYGTGQSTVDGIIRATDILLAGKNVVVAGYGWCGKGFALRCKGMGANVIVTEINPIKAIEAAMDGHRVMSMAEAASIGDLFCTLTGDMHVIRPEHFRKMKDGAVVCNSGHFDIEIDLIGLAKMAKKVRKNVRNFVDEYHLANGHRVHILAEGRLVNLGAAEGHPASVMDMSFSTQALATEYVVNNLGKLRARVYNVPEEIENWVATAKLKSMGITIDKLTPEQAKYLASWQEGT
- the ileS gene encoding isoleucine--tRNA ligase, whose amino-acid sequence is MEYKSTLNLPQTDFPIRANLAKVEEEMLGKWEKEDIYHKILAKNKVPGTRGQVPGTYILHDGPPYPNGDIHLGHALNKTLKDIIVKYKAMQGFYAPYIPGWDCHGLPIETQLLKELQTSNFKLQNILEFRNKCKEYALKYVDLQRNEFKKLGIFADWAKPYLTIDHTYEAKIIELFGVLAAKGYVYRGLKPIHWCPTDMTALAEAEIEYEDDRSPSIYIKFEILNPKSEINSKLKNPKLPLDKPWSLIVWTTTPWTLPANVAVAAHPEYEYVFLDVGPEVYVVAEGLLDNFVSKLELKEHQIIDKTKGKFLEGMLCKHPFIAREVPVVNDEYVTLEQGTGFVHIAPGHGAEDYQVGLKYKLPILMPVDEKGYFDDTVPDFIQGKHYDEANKLITEKMKENGSLLKLEFFKHPYPHCWRCKKPVIFRATEQWFIAVDHKELRQEALKAITKTKWFPGWGENRIRGMIETRPDWCVSRQRSWGVPIPAFYCVKCKKPQMTGLFNQAIVELVKKDGTNGWFAKEAKDILPAGTKCPDCGGTEFTKETDILDVWFESGSSHAAVLETREELSWPADLYLEGSDQHRGWFQSSLLLAIGYKGRAPFNAVLTHGFTIDDKGKKMSKSLGNVVDPQDVVKRYGADVLRLWVASTDFRNDMAASEKILKQVQEAYSKIRNTCRFLLSNLGDYQVPGTRYQVPGELLEIDKWILLKLNRLIERTTKAYNEFEFHLVYHALYDFCVNDLSAFYLDMSKDRLYCGGKNSVERRSAQFAMNEILNAMIKLMAPILSFTAEDLLKYRTLNSELGTQNSVFLLEMPKADPKYLDTKLEERWEKILKLKEEVYRELEAVRGRKEIAASTEALVEIGTKGREWAKEIEALLPLVLIVPQVKLVAGEAITVKHAAGEKCVRCWLWKEDVGKEPEHKTLCGRCANVVAKITP